From the genome of Phaenicophaeus curvirostris isolate KB17595 chromosome 31, BPBGC_Pcur_1.0, whole genome shotgun sequence, one region includes:
- the LOC138732425 gene encoding LOW QUALITY PROTEIN: AT-rich interactive domain-containing protein 1A-like (The sequence of the model RefSeq protein was modified relative to this genomic sequence to represent the inferred CDS: substituted 1 base at 1 genomic stop codon): protein MSDTETAEKEDGDLRVEVGSRDAWQLARERTGSFSFEPGRREKAGQCLIRKLLSNVGQDRGYMQRNPQMPQYSSPQPGSALSPRQSSGGQMHAGMGPYQQNSMGSYGAQGGQYGPQGGSPRQPNYNAMSNANYPSPGMGGSMNPMGAGSQMHGQTGVPPYSGLPPGRMSHAAMGNRPYGPNMANIPPQVGTGMCPPPAGMNRKAQEVAATAMHAAANSIQTRPPGYPNMNQGGMMGTGPPYGQGINSMAGMMNPQGPPYPMGGNMANNSAGMAASPEMIGLGDVKLTPATKLNNKADGTPKAESKSKKSSSSTTTDEKITKLYELGGEPERKLWVDRYLAFTEEKAMGMTNLPAVGRKSLVLYRLCISEKEIRGLTEVSKNKKWCELAANLNVGTSSSAASSLKKQYIQCLYAFKCKIERGEDPPPDIFAAADSKKSQTKIQPPSPAGSGSMQGPQVPQSTSSSMAEGGDLKPPTPASTPHSQMPPLPGIRSNLVGLQDAFADGSDPTFQKRNSMTPNPGYQPSMNTSDMMGRMSYEPNKDPYSSMRKAPGSDPFMSSGQGPNSGMGDPYNRAAGPGMGNMAIGQRQHYSYGGPYDRVRTEPGRGPEGNLASGTPQPNIMPSTPESGMYSPSRCPQPQQQQRRDSYGNQFSAQGTSSGNPFPCQQTTMYQQQQQNYKRPMDGSYGPPAKRHEGETYNVPYSAGQGQTPQQLPPAQTQQPSQXQTAQPSPQQDLYNQYGSTYPAADRRAAGGPQNLRIHYDVAKNLMLEERQEVPNLMLSKCLWDAEGAGLRETAEKVALGEGAIGQRQSLMEKREQSSQQMCQALPLVPLLPTLSHPRECDPRGDGYI, encoded by the exons ATGTCTGATACGGAGACTGCTGAAAAAGAAGACGGCGACCTCCGTGTggaggtgggcagcagggacgCCTGGCAGCTTGCTCGGGAGAGGACAGGCTCGTTTTCTTTTGAGCCTGGCCGGCGTGAGAAGGCGGGTCAGTGTTTAATCAGGAAATTGCT CTCAAATGTGGGACAGGACAGGG GTTACATGCAGAGGAACCCTCAGATGCCCCAGTACAGCTCACCCCAGCCTGGCTCAGCCTTATCTCCCCGTCAGTCTTCGGGAGGCCAGATGCACGCTGGAATGGGGCCGTACCAGCAGAACTCCATGGGAAGCTATGGAGCCCAGGGTGGGCAGTACGGACCTCAAG GAGGTTCTCCCAGGCAGCCAAACTACAACGCGATGTCCAATGCCAATTATCCCAGTCCGGGAATGGGAGGAAGCATGAACCCGATGGGAGCAGGGAGCCAGATGCACGGGCAGACGGGTGTGCCGCCGTACAGCGGGCTTCCTCCCGGGAGGATGAGCCACGCGGCCATGGGGAACAGGCCCTACGGACCCAACATGGCAAATATCCCGCCGcaggtggggacagggatgtgtCCCCCGCCCGCTGGCATGAATCGCAAAGCACAAGAAGTGGCCGCCACTGCCATGCACGCAGCTGCCAACTCCATCCAGACCAG GCCTCCTGGTTATCCCAACATGAACCAAGGTGGGATGATGGGCACTGGACCTCCTTACGGACAGGGAATTAACAGTATGGCTGGCATGATGAACCCCCAGGGCCCGCCCTATCCGATGGGTGGGAACATGGCTAATAACTCTGCAG GGATGGCAGCAAGCCCTGAAATGATAGGCCTTGGGGATGTCAAATTAACACCCGCAACTAAATTGAACAATAAGGCAGATGGGACACCCAAAGCAGAATCCAAGTCAAAg aAGTCCAGTTCCTCTACTACAACCGATGAGAAGATCACCAAACTCTACGAGCTGGGTGGTGAGCCCGAGAGGAAGCTCTGGGTCGATCGTTACCTGGCCTTTACTGAAGAGAAGGCCATGGGCATGACAAATCTGCCAGCGGTGGGCAGGAAGTCCTTGGTCCTTTACCGGCTCTGCATCTCAGAGAAGGAGATCAGAGGACTGACTGAG GTCAGCAAAAACAAGAAGTGGTGTGAGTTAGCCGCCAATCTCAACGTGGGCACGTCCAGCAGCGCAGCTAGTTCTTTGAAGAAGCAGTACATCCAGTGTCTCTACGCCTTCAAGTGCAAGATAGAGCGAGGTGAAGACCCCCCTCCGGATATCTTTGCAGCTGCCGATTCAAAGAAATCTCAGACGAAGATCCAGCCTCCGTCTCCAG CGGGTTCAGGCTCCATGCAGGGCCCTCAGGTGCCTCagtccaccagcagctccatggcAGAAGGAGGAGACTTGAAGCCACCAACTCCAGCGTCTACGCCACACAGCCAGATGCCCCCTTTGCCAGGCATCAG GAGTAACTTGGTGGGCCTTCAGGATGCCTTTGCTGATGGTAGTGATCCTACGTTCCAAAAGCGGAACTCCATGACTCCAAATCCAGGGTACCAGCCCAGCATGAATACCTCTGACATGATGGGTCGCATGTCTTATGAGCCAAATAAAGATCCTTACAGCAGTATGAGGAA GGCTCCAGGAAGCGATCCCTTCATGTCCTCAGGGCAGGGCCCCAACAGTGGTATGGGTGACCCTTACAATCGTGCTGCAGGTCCAGGGATGGGTAATATGGCCATCGGACAGCGGCAACACTATTCCTACGGAGGTCCTTACGAcagagtgag GACGGAGCCCGGCAGGGGACCTGAGGGCAACTTAGCAAGCGGAACTCCGCAGCCCAACATCATGCCTTCCACCCCGGAATCGGGCATGTATTCTCCCAGCCGCTGCCCGCAGCCGCAGCAGCAACAAAG acgTGATTCCTATGGCAATCAATTCTCCGCTCAAGGCACATCCTCCGGCAACCCCTTCCCTTGCCAGCAAACCACCATgtatcaacagcagcagcag AATTACAAGCGGCCGATGGATGGCAGCTACGGCCCCCCCGCCAAGCGGCACGAGGGGGAGACGTACAACGTCCCGTACAGCGCCGGGCAGGGGCAGACGCCgcagcagctgcctccagcGCAGACCCAGCAGCCGAGCCAGTAGCAAACGGCGCAGCCGTCTCCGCAGCAGGACCTGTACAACCAGTACGGGAGCACCTACCCTGCTGCTGACCGTCGGGCTGCTGGAGGGCCGCAGAACCTCAGAATCCACT acGATGTAGCTAAAAACTTGAT